From the Thermococcus sp. 18S1 genome, one window contains:
- a CDS encoding S8 family peptidase, producing MDRKVLSVVLVVGLLFVSILSTPAVAGDSSMVRVVIHIDRDHFGGSEVPKLGGHVVYQFKLIDAVVVEVPVTAVGRLAKLPGVKMVEFDHQAVLLGKPPGVGKPGSSQPSQVTPWGIERVKAPSAWSVTDGSTGGVVQVAVLDTGVDYDHPDLAANIAWCVSTLRGKVSTKLNDCRDQNGHGTHVIGTIAALNNDIGVVGVAPGVQIYSIRVLDASGRGSYSDIAIGIEQAILGPDGVADKDGDGIIAGDPDDDAAEVISMSLGGSVDDSYLHEMIQKAYQAGIVIVAASGNEAADQPSYPAIYPEVIAVGATDSSDAIAYFSNLQPEVSAPGVDILSTYPDDSYESLSGTSMATPHVSGVVALIQAAHYNKYGTILPVGTFDDMGTNTVRGILHSTADDLGDAGWDIYYGYGIVRADLAVQAAIQ from the coding sequence ATGGACAGGAAGGTACTGAGTGTTGTGCTGGTTGTTGGCCTGCTGTTTGTGTCAATACTTTCAACTCCCGCGGTTGCAGGGGATTCCAGCATGGTTAGGGTGGTCATTCACATAGACAGGGACCACTTCGGGGGAAGTGAAGTGCCGAAACTCGGGGGGCACGTGGTTTATCAGTTCAAACTCATAGATGCAGTGGTTGTAGAGGTTCCAGTTACGGCAGTCGGGAGACTCGCCAAACTGCCCGGAGTCAAAATGGTCGAGTTTGACCACCAGGCTGTTCTCCTTGGGAAACCTCCTGGAGTTGGAAAACCCGGCTCATCTCAGCCCTCTCAGGTGACGCCATGGGGAATAGAACGCGTTAAGGCTCCATCTGCATGGAGCGTAACCGACGGTTCAACTGGTGGCGTTGTCCAGGTTGCGGTTCTTGACACTGGCGTTGACTACGACCATCCTGATTTGGCGGCGAACATCGCTTGGTGCGTTAGCACGCTGCGTGGCAAGGTCTCAACCAAGCTCAATGACTGCAGAGACCAGAACGGCCACGGAACCCACGTCATTGGTACGATAGCGGCACTTAACAACGACATCGGTGTCGTGGGCGTCGCTCCGGGGGTTCAGATTTACTCGATAAGGGTCCTCGACGCGAGCGGAAGAGGGTCCTACAGTGACATAGCGATAGGAATTGAGCAGGCCATCCTTGGACCTGATGGAGTTGCCGACAAGGATGGGGACGGAATAATCGCCGGCGACCCGGACGATGATGCTGCAGAGGTCATAAGCATGTCCCTCGGGGGCTCAGTGGACGACAGCTACCTCCATGAGATGATACAGAAAGCTTATCAGGCGGGTATAGTCATAGTCGCCGCCAGCGGAAACGAGGCTGCAGACCAGCCGAGCTACCCTGCCATCTACCCGGAGGTCATAGCGGTTGGCGCCACCGACTCGAGCGACGCTATAGCTTACTTCAGCAACCTCCAGCCCGAGGTCAGCGCGCCGGGCGTTGACATACTCAGCACCTACCCGGACGACAGCTACGAGAGCCTCAGCGGAACCAGCATGGCTACCCCTCACGTCAGCGGTGTGGTTGCCCTCATCCAGGCGGCCCACTACAACAAGTACGGCACGATTCTACCGGTCGGAACCTTCGATGACATGGGTACCAACACTGTCAGAGGAATCCTCCACAGCACCGCCGATGACCTTGGGGACGCTGGCTGGGACATCTACTACGGCTACGGAATCGTCAGGGCAGATCTGGCTGTCCAGGCTGCCATTCAATGA
- a CDS encoding DUF5305 family protein, with protein MLFIVFGFYSVKLMSASPYMVTTHKIGTYREEGTLKHEAYLEPNDLYGYRLTMDNYPIPLVDRFLLTYTYRSQPPLSEGSYHIVVKAEYYVNKGSEEIVLWEEPLFDERGNLTDGGFTAEYVLDMKGFENTSKRISSELGVKRLKNRITIETTVTGTGNVGGREIQENFDHTVELVRDSTAELYYFTDTSKAEKRALTETVRTEKDASVLGITSDLGTAQTVTTVLALLMLIPLLGYVYTSRAPKDELSKIRPYVVKGAPGPVEKVVELKTPKDLETTFELIDKPILHYIEGDEEVYAIIDDGVSYEYRKPLPGEGKEAN; from the coding sequence GTGCTCTTCATAGTTTTCGGGTTTTATTCCGTGAAGCTCATGAGCGCAAGCCCGTACATGGTCACTACACATAAGATAGGAACGTATCGGGAAGAGGGAACACTGAAACACGAGGCATACCTTGAACCCAACGACCTCTACGGGTACAGATTGACAATGGACAACTACCCGATACCGCTGGTCGACCGGTTCCTGCTGACGTACACCTACAGGTCGCAACCGCCCCTGAGCGAGGGATCGTACCACATCGTTGTGAAGGCGGAGTACTACGTGAACAAAGGCAGCGAGGAGATCGTCCTCTGGGAGGAACCGCTCTTCGACGAGAGGGGGAACCTGACGGACGGCGGATTTACCGCGGAGTACGTTCTGGACATGAAAGGCTTCGAGAATACTAGCAAAAGGATCTCCAGCGAACTAGGTGTGAAGAGGCTAAAGAACAGGATAACCATTGAGACAACAGTGACGGGCACCGGAAACGTCGGAGGCAGGGAAATACAGGAGAACTTCGACCACACCGTCGAACTCGTTAGGGACTCAACAGCAGAGCTTTACTACTTCACGGACACCAGCAAGGCAGAGAAGAGAGCGCTCACCGAGACGGTAAGGACGGAGAAGGATGCAAGCGTTCTTGGCATAACAAGCGACCTTGGAACGGCCCAGACCGTTACCACAGTGCTGGCACTCCTGATGCTGATACCCCTGCTCGGCTACGTTTACACATCAAGGGCCCCCAAGGACGAGCTGTCGAAGATAAGGCCCTACGTGGTCAAAGGCGCTCCAGGCCCCGTTGAGAAGGTCGTTGAGCTTAAGACCCCCAAAGACCTGGAAACAACCTTTGAGCTCATAGACAAGCCGATCCTGCACTACATAGAGGGAGACGAGGAAGTCTACGCAATAATCGACGATGGGGTGTCATACGAGTACAGGAAGCCCCTGCCAGGGGAAGGGAAGGAGGCCAACTGA
- a CDS encoding class III signal peptide-containing protein gives MKIARRGQVSLEFMLVFGIMLILLLYSVNSITFQQGSTSTETLKMQVLLEEKSLANAIAGTIAQVYAQGPGAKSTTYVKVTYLAEPDYLQKAFGSTKVTMGGTQDSVLIWVGDSSVTSGANKNTVSTEVPYSLANFDDLSFSDGLPSKSIRIVVTWDPGEDEGWSTKTSGNYLEITINIRPGG, from the coding sequence ATGAAGATTGCGAGACGTGGCCAGGTGTCATTGGAATTCATGCTCGTGTTCGGGATAATGCTCATACTTCTGCTCTATTCAGTCAACAGCATCACGTTCCAGCAGGGTTCAACTTCAACGGAGACCCTTAAAATGCAGGTGCTCCTCGAGGAGAAGAGCCTCGCCAACGCGATAGCCGGCACCATAGCGCAGGTGTACGCTCAAGGACCCGGTGCAAAGTCCACCACCTATGTAAAGGTCACATACCTCGCCGAGCCGGATTACCTCCAGAAGGCCTTTGGCTCCACGAAGGTGACGATGGGAGGAACCCAAGACTCCGTGCTTATATGGGTGGGTGACAGCTCTGTTACAAGCGGGGCAAATAAGAACACCGTATCCACAGAGGTTCCCTACAGCCTGGCAAACTTCGATGACCTCTCGTTTTCAGACGGCCTCCCTTCGAAGTCCATAAGGATAGTAGTTACGTGGGACCCCGGCGAGGATGAAGGATGGAGCACCAAGACCTCCGGCAACTATCTCGAAATCACAATAAACATCAGGCCCGGTGGGTGA
- a CDS encoding 30S ribosomal protein S27ae — translation MAKGKKTSQKWKLYEVQGGKVKRKGKFCPRCGPGVFMAEHKDRWSCGRCGYTEWKRK, via the coding sequence ATGGCTAAGGGCAAGAAGACCAGCCAGAAGTGGAAGCTCTACGAGGTTCAGGGCGGAAAGGTCAAGAGGAAGGGCAAGTTCTGCCCGCGCTGCGGTCCGGGCGTCTTCATGGCCGAGCACAAGGACCGCTGGAGCTGCGGCCGCTGCGGCTACACCGAGTGGAAGAGGAAGTGA
- a CDS encoding DNA-directed RNA polymerase, with product MYKLLKIKDVVRIPPRMFTMEPKEAAKLVLRETYEGIYDRDEGVVLAILDVDEVGQGVIVPGDGATYHEVVFNVLVWKPEMHEVVEGEVIDVAPYGAFIRIGPMDGLVHISQLMDDYVVFDEKNKQFIGKESGRILKLGDEARARIIAVSVKSRVIRENKIGLTMRQPGLGKRDWVEKEKRREAEE from the coding sequence ATGTACAAGCTCCTCAAGATTAAGGACGTCGTTAGGATTCCGCCCAGGATGTTCACGATGGAGCCCAAGGAGGCCGCAAAGCTCGTCCTCCGCGAGACCTACGAGGGCATCTACGACCGTGACGAAGGAGTCGTCCTCGCGATCCTCGACGTCGATGAGGTCGGGCAGGGAGTCATCGTTCCGGGAGACGGGGCTACTTACCACGAGGTCGTCTTCAACGTCCTCGTCTGGAAGCCGGAGATGCACGAGGTCGTTGAGGGCGAGGTCATAGACGTCGCCCCGTACGGTGCGTTCATCAGGATAGGCCCGATGGACGGTCTTGTCCACATCAGCCAGCTCATGGACGACTACGTCGTCTTCGACGAGAAGAACAAGCAGTTCATCGGCAAGGAGAGCGGAAGGATCCTCAAGCTCGGCGACGAGGCCAGGGCAAGGATAATAGCTGTAAGCGTCAAGAGCCGCGTCATCAGGGAGAACAAGATAGGCCTCACCATGCGCCAGCCGGGCCTCGGAAAGAGGGACTGGGTTGAGAAGGAAAAGCGCAGGGAGGCTGAGGAGTAA
- a CDS encoding HemK2/MTQ2 family protein methyltransferase, with protein sequence MPTYYGIELKLHPQVYEPAEDTFLLAENLAVREGDTALDVGTGTGLIALLMARKARFVLGVDINPLAVELAGENARINGIKNVEFRVSDLFERVEGKFDVVTFNAPYLPGEPEEPIDLALVGGERGREVLDRFIQEVPRYLKPGGTVQIVQSSITGVEETLRRLEEAGLTGKIAARVHVFFEDIVLINATTQGGDV encoded by the coding sequence ATGCCAACATACTACGGCATCGAACTCAAGCTCCATCCCCAGGTATACGAGCCGGCGGAGGACACGTTCCTTCTGGCGGAGAACCTCGCGGTTAGGGAAGGAGATACCGCCCTCGACGTTGGCACTGGAACGGGACTTATAGCCCTCCTGATGGCAAGAAAAGCCCGCTTTGTTCTGGGGGTTGATATCAACCCGTTGGCCGTTGAGCTGGCGGGGGAGAACGCGAGGATAAACGGCATCAAAAACGTCGAGTTTCGCGTGAGCGACCTGTTTGAGAGGGTTGAGGGGAAGTTCGACGTGGTAACCTTCAACGCACCATACCTTCCCGGCGAGCCTGAGGAGCCGATAGACCTGGCGCTGGTTGGCGGCGAGAGGGGGAGGGAGGTTCTCGACAGGTTCATCCAGGAAGTTCCGAGATACCTCAAGCCGGGCGGAACCGTCCAGATAGTCCAGAGCTCGATAACCGGGGTGGAAGAAACGCTGAGAAGGCTGGAAGAAGCTGGTTTGACAGGGAAGATAGCCGCTAGGGTGCACGTCTTTTTTGAGGACATAGTGCTGATAAACGCCACTACGCAAGGCGGTGACGTTTGA
- a CDS encoding cell division protein FtsZ, whose translation MRALIIGVGQCGTKIADLFSLVDFETLAINTSRGDLEYLKHVPHERRILIGEGITGGKGVNANPILGREAMKRDLPVVMRKIGSIIGYEDVDIFFLTFGFGGGTGAGGTPILAEALKEEYPDSLVVAIGALPLREEGIRPTINAAITIDKLSKIADSIIAIDNNKLRRSGDDITHAYERINYTIVERIASLLALVDVPGEQTLDASDLKFVLKAFGSFATVGYAKAEAGRVKSLSRLIIKSFENEGLYLDANIESALYGLVAVHGPPEVLKAGDIFEALDYLTNKIKGKQIFRGFYPDPRERDVEVVTLLSGIYDSKSIEDIIITARNYAQSFMKAKEEAESRKKELLSGLPDFDDVYPSGDVYEGTFPDVDEVAKRLRRGKND comes from the coding sequence GTGAGGGCTCTAATCATCGGGGTCGGTCAGTGCGGAACTAAAATCGCCGACCTCTTTTCTCTTGTTGATTTTGAAACCCTTGCTATAAACACTTCCCGTGGGGACCTTGAATACCTCAAGCACGTTCCCCACGAGCGCAGGATACTCATCGGTGAGGGCATAACTGGAGGAAAGGGCGTCAACGCCAACCCCATACTCGGCAGGGAAGCCATGAAGCGCGACCTGCCCGTTGTGATGCGCAAGATAGGGTCAATAATAGGCTACGAGGACGTGGACATATTCTTCCTCACCTTTGGCTTCGGCGGCGGAACCGGGGCCGGGGGGACGCCTATCCTCGCGGAGGCCTTGAAGGAGGAGTATCCCGACTCCCTCGTCGTCGCAATAGGAGCCCTTCCCCTCAGGGAGGAGGGCATCAGGCCAACAATCAACGCCGCCATAACCATAGACAAACTCTCGAAGATAGCCGACTCCATAATCGCCATAGACAACAACAAGCTCCGCAGGAGCGGCGACGATATAACCCACGCCTATGAGCGGATAAACTATACAATAGTCGAGCGCATAGCTTCCCTCCTGGCGCTCGTCGATGTTCCCGGCGAGCAGACCCTCGACGCGAGCGACCTGAAGTTCGTCCTCAAGGCATTCGGCAGCTTCGCCACAGTGGGGTACGCAAAGGCCGAAGCGGGCAGGGTCAAGAGCCTCTCGCGCCTCATCATAAAATCGTTCGAAAACGAGGGACTGTACCTCGACGCCAACATAGAGTCCGCGCTCTACGGCCTCGTGGCGGTTCACGGACCCCCGGAGGTCCTGAAGGCCGGCGATATCTTTGAAGCGCTCGACTATCTCACCAACAAGATAAAGGGAAAGCAGATATTCCGCGGCTTCTACCCTGACCCCCGCGAGAGGGACGTCGAGGTCGTCACTCTCCTCAGCGGTATCTACGACAGCAAGAGCATAGAGGACATCATAATCACCGCCAGGAACTACGCCCAGTCGTTTATGAAGGCAAAGGAGGAAGCAGAAAGCCGGAAAAAAGAGCTTCTGAGCGGTCTGCCGGATTTCGACGACGTCTATCCCTCAGGTGACGTATATGAGGGGACGTTCCCCGACGTGGACGAGGTGGCAAAGAGGCTGAGGAGGGGAAAGAATGACTGA
- the spt4 gene encoding transcription elongation factor subunit Spt4: MAKERACRHCHYITTEERCPVCGSRDLSDEWFDLVIITEPEKSRIAQKLGVEVPGKYAIRVR, from the coding sequence ATGGCGAAGGAGCGCGCCTGCAGACACTGCCACTACATAACCACTGAGGAGCGCTGCCCGGTCTGCGGTAGCAGGGATCTCAGCGACGAGTGGTTCGACCTCGTCATAATCACCGAGCCCGAGAAGTCGAGGATAGCTCAGAAGCTGGGCGTTGAGGTCCCAGGAAAGTACGCCATAAGGGTCAGATGA
- the twy1 gene encoding 4-demethylwyosine synthase TYW1: protein MALTFKSNPNMPEEITGLFKKQHYALVGRHSSVKLCHWLKESIKKDRFCYKQKFYNIHSHRCLQMTPVTAWCSHNCIFCWRPMEGFLGTELPEPWDDPAFIVEESIKAQRKLLVGYKGMPGINMKKFEEAWNPKHAAISLSGEPMLYPYMGDLVEEFHKRGFTTFIVTNGTVPERLEEMIKEDKLPTQFYVSLTAPDIETYNRVNVPMVPDGWEKIKETLRLMKDAQTRTVIRLTLVKDENMHSPEGYAELIKLANPMFVEAKAYMFVGFSRNRLTINNMPRHEEIRAFAEELVKHLPGYHIEDEYEPSRVVLIMRDDVDSHGTGIGGRFIKH, encoded by the coding sequence ATGGCGTTAACGTTCAAGTCCAACCCAAACATGCCCGAGGAGATAACGGGCCTCTTTAAGAAACAACACTACGCGCTCGTGGGGAGGCACAGCTCGGTCAAGCTCTGCCACTGGCTCAAGGAGAGCATAAAAAAGGACCGCTTCTGCTACAAGCAGAAGTTCTACAACATACACTCCCACCGCTGCCTGCAGATGACGCCGGTCACAGCGTGGTGCAGCCACAACTGCATATTCTGCTGGCGCCCGATGGAGGGCTTCCTCGGCACGGAGCTCCCGGAGCCCTGGGACGACCCGGCCTTCATCGTCGAGGAGAGCATTAAGGCCCAGAGGAAGCTCCTCGTCGGCTACAAGGGCATGCCAGGCATAAACATGAAGAAGTTCGAGGAGGCATGGAACCCTAAGCACGCGGCGATAAGCCTCTCAGGCGAGCCGATGCTCTATCCCTACATGGGAGACCTCGTCGAGGAGTTCCACAAGCGCGGGTTCACCACCTTCATAGTCACCAACGGAACCGTTCCGGAAAGGCTGGAGGAGATGATTAAGGAGGACAAGCTCCCGACCCAGTTCTACGTCTCGCTGACGGCTCCCGACATCGAGACCTACAACAGGGTTAACGTCCCCATGGTTCCGGACGGCTGGGAGAAGATAAAGGAGACGCTCAGGCTCATGAAGGACGCCCAGACGAGGACGGTGATAAGGCTCACCCTCGTCAAGGACGAGAACATGCACAGCCCAGAGGGCTACGCGGAGCTGATAAAGCTCGCCAACCCAATGTTCGTCGAGGCCAAAGCCTACATGTTCGTGGGCTTCTCCCGCAACAGGCTCACCATCAACAACATGCCCAGGCACGAGGAGATCAGGGCCTTCGCCGAGGAGCTGGTGAAGCACCTGCCCGGCTACCACATAGAGGACGAGTACGAGCCGAGCAGGGTCGTGCTAATAATGCGCGACGACGTCGATTCCCACGGAACCGGAATCGGCGGCAGATTCATAAAGCACTGA
- a CDS encoding GTP-dependent dephospho-CoA kinase codes for MRFVLTPELRRELKDPLGELIRGEIPEPYLRLKDELERAGRVVTVGDVVTENVLKLGIRPSIAIYDHRTKRHEYNPDIETGSVVMTVQNPPGTITKALLNAIRKGFGLAARGRRVYIKVYGEEDLAAIPAVLYAPEGTLVLYGQPDEGVVLIKVTPECKLKCGKLMSKMEVIHDGD; via the coding sequence ATGAGGTTCGTACTCACCCCAGAGCTTAGAAGGGAACTCAAAGACCCCCTCGGAGAGCTCATCCGGGGGGAGATTCCCGAGCCTTACCTCAGGCTCAAGGATGAGCTTGAGAGAGCCGGGCGCGTCGTTACTGTAGGCGACGTCGTCACGGAAAACGTCCTCAAGCTCGGTATAAGGCCGAGCATAGCCATATACGACCACAGAACCAAGAGACACGAGTACAACCCGGATATCGAGACGGGTTCGGTCGTGATGACCGTCCAGAACCCCCCCGGAACCATAACGAAAGCTTTATTAAACGCAATCAGAAAGGGCTTTGGACTGGCCGCGAGGGGCAGGCGTGTTTACATAAAGGTGTACGGAGAGGAGGACCTGGCGGCGATTCCCGCCGTGCTCTACGCCCCCGAGGGCACTCTCGTGCTCTACGGCCAGCCGGACGAGGGAGTAGTGCTTATAAAGGTAACACCCGAATGCAAGCTCAAGTGTGGAAAGCTCATGTCGAAGATGGAGGTGATTCACGATGGAGATTAA
- a CDS encoding 30S ribosomal protein S24e yields the protein MEIKVTEIRENKLLGRKEIYFDVIHEGEATPSRADVKGKLVAMLDLNPETVVLQYIRSYFGSRVSRGYAKAYESRERMLYIEPEYILVRDGLIQKEEE from the coding sequence ATGGAGATTAAGGTTACCGAGATAAGGGAGAACAAGCTCCTCGGAAGGAAGGAGATATACTTCGATGTCATCCACGAGGGAGAGGCCACCCCGAGCAGGGCCGACGTCAAGGGCAAGCTCGTTGCCATGCTCGACCTCAACCCGGAGACCGTGGTTCTTCAGTACATAAGGAGCTACTTCGGTAGCCGCGTCAGCAGGGGCTACGCCAAGGCCTACGAGAGCAGGGAGAGAATGCTCTACATCGAGCCGGAATACATCCTCGTTAGGGACGGCCTCATTCAGAAGGAGGAGGAGTGA
- a CDS encoding terpene cyclase/mutase family protein, protein MRKVLAAIMIVLMLIPAVGAGKIDGSVTFLSGASQSTMETREVSLALMALVSARDDVNWDIIPDIDALVDELLDNQNQDGGWGYYFNEPSNVLDTAYAVIALTKAYPLMDVWKARDVERAIDSGIDYLLSAKEKNGWGYIPGTPVSCYPTVVALWALGENGYTYNSRTVRDAVRYLESVNASSCEISNYEFLALRVVAYHSTGYPLGNDVADQLKDILLKERMEVKERAMLTYALVLVSPLDLDVARALKMLENEGRSSDDIFYWMNTPSLMSQTEIIASTAFALMALAHPLKVTIPGEVTNPYTMPCRELKYMQNLDGGWGLVLNEPSNEKATYYALLGLEKCYPTNESISKALEWARNAFERDALWVQENGRMSVGYYYALETLLRYNLLSEEEKANAVELIRNAQLDYGLWGNTVLGPQPYETALAVKALLDLGVPANDPLIQAAKEWLLSISNGGWGTHVTTPHFSYMLKPDVLTTITVLEALENVATPEELEPHLQWLMDQRINGGWAYWKAYYVWQENREYPGTPSVELTVRATDLLLRYGYNYTSETLDFVMNARDSGLIRNKPIETANAVLYLCRFQYIPPVSLNDVRAALDSDIFEVIAPGMDNESVAEIVNRLSDTFSGGFIAANGTGIGEGSYIVLSNFSGYSIRAYNPYLSFHIDGDNVTVGNVTVPLNKSVVLIPGKTPEGVVLFVFYEPENEGIAKEVFTTGFIKYIGGSAMVLVVENGRIKVIAVG, encoded by the coding sequence ATGAGGAAAGTTCTGGCCGCGATAATGATTGTTCTCATGCTGATTCCAGCCGTTGGCGCCGGAAAGATAGACGGCTCCGTGACGTTTCTCAGCGGGGCATCCCAGAGCACAATGGAAACGAGGGAAGTGAGTCTGGCACTGATGGCCCTTGTAAGCGCCCGTGACGACGTTAACTGGGACATAATCCCAGATATCGACGCACTCGTTGACGAGCTTCTCGACAACCAGAACCAGGACGGAGGCTGGGGCTACTACTTCAACGAACCCAGCAACGTTCTCGACACCGCCTACGCTGTGATAGCACTCACCAAGGCATATCCCCTGATGGACGTCTGGAAGGCACGGGACGTCGAGAGGGCAATTGATTCCGGAATCGACTACCTTCTCTCCGCCAAAGAAAAGAACGGCTGGGGATACATACCCGGAACTCCTGTCTCGTGCTATCCAACTGTCGTGGCCCTCTGGGCCCTCGGCGAAAACGGTTACACTTACAACAGCAGAACCGTCCGGGACGCCGTAAGGTACCTCGAGAGCGTCAACGCCTCCTCCTGCGAGATTTCAAACTACGAATTCCTGGCCCTCAGGGTCGTGGCCTATCACAGCACCGGTTATCCTCTTGGAAACGATGTAGCGGATCAGCTCAAGGACATCCTCCTCAAGGAGAGAATGGAAGTCAAAGAGCGCGCCATGCTCACCTACGCCCTCGTCCTGGTTTCGCCCCTGGACCTCGATGTCGCAAGGGCGCTTAAAATGCTAGAAAACGAGGGCAGATCCTCAGACGACATCTTCTACTGGATGAACACCCCGAGCCTCATGTCCCAGACGGAGATCATAGCCTCAACCGCCTTCGCCTTAATGGCGCTGGCTCACCCCCTGAAGGTCACCATCCCCGGCGAGGTCACCAACCCGTACACCATGCCCTGCAGGGAGCTCAAGTACATGCAGAACCTCGACGGGGGATGGGGGCTCGTTCTCAATGAACCGAGCAACGAGAAGGCCACCTACTACGCCCTCCTCGGACTGGAGAAGTGCTATCCCACCAACGAGAGCATCAGTAAAGCCCTCGAGTGGGCCAGAAACGCCTTCGAGAGGGACGCCCTCTGGGTCCAGGAAAACGGAAGAATGTCCGTCGGCTATTACTACGCACTCGAGACCCTGCTCCGCTACAACCTGCTGAGCGAGGAGGAGAAGGCCAATGCCGTTGAACTGATAAGAAACGCCCAGCTTGACTACGGCCTCTGGGGCAACACCGTCCTCGGTCCGCAGCCCTACGAAACGGCCCTCGCAGTTAAGGCCCTCCTCGACCTCGGCGTCCCCGCGAACGACCCCCTCATCCAGGCCGCCAAGGAGTGGCTTCTCAGCATAAGCAACGGCGGCTGGGGAACCCACGTCACAACCCCGCACTTCTCGTACATGCTCAAACCGGACGTGCTGACCACCATAACGGTCCTCGAAGCCCTGGAGAATGTGGCCACCCCCGAAGAGCTTGAACCCCACCTCCAGTGGCTCATGGACCAGAGAATAAACGGCGGCTGGGCCTACTGGAAGGCATACTACGTCTGGCAGGAGAACAGGGAGTACCCCGGAACCCCGAGCGTTGAGCTTACCGTGCGCGCCACCGACCTGCTCCTCAGATACGGATACAACTACACCTCCGAGACCCTTGACTTCGTTATGAACGCCAGGGACAGCGGGCTGATAAGGAACAAGCCCATCGAGACCGCGAACGCTGTGCTCTACCTCTGCCGCTTCCAGTACATACCCCCAGTTAGCCTCAACGATGTAAGGGCAGCGCTCGACAGTGACATCTTCGAGGTCATCGCACCGGGTATGGACAACGAGAGCGTGGCGGAGATAGTGAACCGCCTGAGCGACACGTTCAGCGGCGGCTTCATCGCGGCCAACGGCACCGGAATCGGCGAGGGAAGCTACATTGTTCTCTCGAACTTCAGTGGCTACAGTATAAGGGCCTACAACCCGTACCTGTCCTTCCACATAGACGGCGATAACGTTACCGTCGGCAACGTCACCGTTCCGCTGAACAAGTCAGTTGTCCTCATACCCGGCAAGACACCGGAAGGGGTGGTGCTCTTCGTATTCTACGAGCCGGAGAACGAGGGAATAGCGAAGGAAGTCTTCACCACGGGCTTCATCAAGTACATCGGCGGAAGCGCAATGGTGCTCGTCGTCGAGAACGGAAGGATAAAAGTAATAGCGGTGGGGTGA
- a CDS encoding inorganic diphosphatase: protein MNPFHELEPGPEVPEVVYALIEIPKGSRNKYELDKKTGLIKLDRVLYSPFFYPVDYGIIPQTWYDDGDPFDIMVIMREPVYPLTLIEARPIGIMKMEDSGDKDWKVLAVPVEDPYFDDWKDIDDVPKAFLDEVAHFFQRYKELQGKVTQIEGWGNAEEAKKEILRAIELYKEKFGKKE, encoded by the coding sequence ATGAACCCGTTCCACGAGCTTGAGCCCGGACCGGAGGTTCCAGAGGTTGTTTACGCGCTCATAGAGATTCCGAAGGGAAGCAGGAACAAGTACGAGCTCGACAAGAAGACCGGCCTTATAAAGCTCGACAGAGTGCTCTACAGCCCGTTCTTCTACCCGGTGGACTACGGAATAATCCCGCAGACCTGGTACGACGACGGCGACCCCTTCGACATCATGGTCATCATGCGCGAGCCGGTTTACCCGCTCACCCTCATAGAGGCGAGACCGATAGGCATCATGAAGATGGAGGACAGCGGCGACAAGGACTGGAAGGTCCTCGCGGTTCCTGTTGAGGATCCGTACTTCGACGACTGGAAGGACATCGACGACGTCCCGAAGGCCTTCCTCGACGAGGTTGCCCACTTCTTCCAGCGCTACAAGGAGCTCCAGGGCAAGGTCACCCAGATAGAGGGCTGGGGCAACGCCGAGGAGGCCAAGAAGGAAATCCTCCGCGCCATCGAGCTCTACAAGGAGAAGTTCGGCAAGAAGGAGTGA